One genomic segment of Mangifera indica cultivar Alphonso chromosome 6, CATAS_Mindica_2.1, whole genome shotgun sequence includes these proteins:
- the LOC123219540 gene encoding protein ALTERED PHOSPHATE STARVATION RESPONSE 1: protein MGCAASSIDKEERVQICRQRKKLMKQLLGLRKEFADSQLAYLRSLKNTGVTLRQFTESESLEIENPPYDTTLEASPPPSLPPSPPPPPPPYSPDLRNVDDNLKDEVIHKESIEINEDGSRISPTQVLSPSWEYHFHYSSSHGQSSKCEMVTQFDEETWAETKTDFEEDDQEEEVNSNTVTEKPPPEELIADNLKMMSSYTKDTTHMTMALWRRKTLDGIIKELDDYFLKAWAAGKDIGILMDIKHGDTFLPQNFKENKRKRSNSPKVFSSLSWNWSSKSLQFTQGAFGMCGPSEPCRPGAHCITLSKLYAAEQRLYKELKEEETTKLEHKKKSMLLQKQEDENYNWIKTEKTRVCVEKLGTDIGRLQHSISETCSSILQIIEEELYPQLVALISGLMHMWRTMYECHQVQKHISERLSHLTNDQSKDYTTESHQQATAQLEVEVTAWLASFCKLTNSQQVYVRTLCRWIQLTACLVHDQQTYSSSAIRRLCEHWQLVFDKLPDKVAIEAIRSFLSAIQVIFQQQLEERNLHKKSDRLEKRLQKELKSLAEMEKKLEGTLPDGVDPSNLSPKHPLSLKSAKIEALRKQVHTEETKYLNSVQVTRDMIMNNLKTSLPIVFEALMGFSSDSARAFEAVHCRINQATCSDASETLTF, encoded by the exons ATGGGTTGTGCTGCTTCAAGCATTGATAAGGAAGAGAGAGTGCAAATATGCAGGCAGAGaaagaaattaatgaaacaGTTGCTAGGGCTTAGAAAAGAATTTGCTGATTCTCAATTGGCTTATTTGAGGTCACTGAAGAATACTGGAGTAACCCTTCGGCAATTCACTGAATCAGAGTCATTAGAGATTGAAAATCCCCCTTATGACACAACATTAGAGGCCTCACCACCTCCTTCATTGCCTCcttctccaccaccaccaccacctccgtATAGTCCTGACTTGAGGAATGTTGATGATAATCTAAAAGATGAAGTTATCCACAAAGAGAGCATAGAAATCAATGAAGATGGTAGCAGGATCTCACCAACTCAGGTCCTGAGTCCGTCATGGgaatatcattttcattattcttCATCTCATGGGCAGTCAAGTAAGTGTGAAATGGTGACGCAATTTGATGAGGAAACTTGGGCAGAAACTAAAACTGACTTTGAGGAAGATGATCAGGAAGAGGAAGTTAATTCTAATACAGTCACTGAGAAGCCACCACCTGAAGAACTTATTGCTGATAACTTAAAAATGATGAGCTCATATACTAAAGACACAACTCATATGACCATGGCACTATGGAGGAGGAAGACCTTGGATGGTATCATCAAGGAGTTAGATGATTATTTCCTGAAAGCATGGGCGGCTGGAAAGGATATAGGTATTCTTATGGACATCAAACACGGGGACACTTTTCTTCCACAgaatttcaaagaaaacaaaa GGAAGAGGAGCAATTCCCCCAAGGTCTTTAGTTCGCTGTCATGGAACTGGTCTTCCAAGTCACTCCAATTTACACAAGGTGCTTTTGGTATGTGTGGCCCTAGTGAACCATGCAGGCCTGGAGCTCATTGCATCACTCTTTCCAAACTATATGCTGCAGAGCAGAGACTTTACAAGGAATTAAAG GAGGAAGAAACAACTAAATTAGAGCATAAGAAGAAATCCATGTTATTACAGAAACAAGAAGATGAAAACTACAACTGGATAAAGACTGAGAAAACTCGAGTCTGTGTTGAGAAATTGGGGACTGATATAGGACGCCTGCAGCATTCAATTAGTGAGACTTGTTCATCTATATTGCAAATCATTGAAGAAGAGCTGTATCCTCAGCTGGTTGCGCTAATTTCAGG ACTGATGCATATGTGGAGAACAATGTATGAATGCCATCAAGTTCAGAAACATATCTCTGAGCGATTGAGTCATTTAACCAATGATCAAAGCAAGGACTATACTACTGAGTCCCATCAACAAGCCACAGCTCAGCTTGAAGTGGAGGTCACTGCCTGGCTTGCCAGTTTCTGCAAGCTTACAAACTCTCAACAAGTTTATGTGAGAACCCTGTGTAGGTGGATCCAACTTACTGCTTGCCTTGTGCATGATCAACAGACTTATAGCTCTTCTGCGATTCGTAGGCTCTGTGAACATTGGCAACTTGTTTTTGACAAATTACCTGATAAG GTGGCCATAGAAGCCATTAGGAGCTTTTTATCAGCCATCCAAGTGATATTCCAACAGCAGCTGGAAGAACGCAATCTGCACAAAAAGTCTGATAGACTTGAGAAAAGGCTTCAGAAGGAGTTGAAGTCTCTCGCTGAGATGGAGAAAAAGCTAGAAGGGACGTTACCTGATGGAGTTGACCCCTCCAATCTGAGCCCCAAGCATCCTTTATCCCTGAAGAGTGCCAAAATTGAAGCTCTGAGGAAGCAAGTTCACACTGAAGAGACCAAATATCTGAACTCAGTCCAGGTTACCAGAGACATGATTATGAATAACCTGAAAACAAGCCTACCCATTGTATTTGAGGCATTGATGGGTTTCTCAAGTGATTCTGCTAGAGCATTTGAGGCCGTTCACTGCCGCATCAATCAAGCAACTTGTTCAGATGCATCAGAAACCTTGACATTCTAA